The following are encoded together in the Anaerolineae bacterium genome:
- a CDS encoding NAD-dependent epimerase/dehydratase family protein, translating to MTTLITGATGFIGRRLTRVLCQLGEPVRILARRSSNLRPLADLPIEIVYGDLADLDAVRAAVRGVRRVFNCAGMVSDWGPWAAFQAANITGVDNLLRAMRKETRLERFVHLSTSDVYGYPNRRHVTEDAPLVDRRMHYNSSKIAGERLAWRAYREHGIPLVVIRPASVYGPEDVHYVGEILALLKSGTMMLIDEGRPIAGLTYVDNLVDLLLLAGERPAAVGQAFNASDGSAITWRDFTDRLAAIAGTPSARFSLPHDLAYALGWIMEQLWRILRRRTRPLLTRQAVENIGTHQDFSIARAQRMLGYHPRVDFDEGMEHVARWLHDTHRPLTTSR from the coding sequence ATGACCACATTGATCACCGGAGCCACCGGCTTTATCGGTCGGAGGCTAACCCGTGTCCTTTGCCAACTAGGGGAACCCGTGCGCATCCTGGCGCGCCGATCCAGCAACCTCCGCCCCCTCGCCGACCTCCCCATCGAGATCGTGTACGGCGATCTAGCCGACCTGGACGCAGTGCGTGCGGCAGTACGGGGCGTACGTCGTGTGTTCAACTGCGCCGGCATGGTCAGCGATTGGGGCCCCTGGGCCGCTTTTCAGGCCGCTAACATCACCGGCGTAGACAACCTGCTGCGGGCGATGCGCAAAGAAACGCGCCTGGAGCGGTTCGTGCATCTCTCCACATCGGACGTCTATGGGTACCCCAACCGGCGCCACGTGACCGAGGATGCCCCGCTGGTGGATCGCCGGATGCATTACAACAGCAGCAAGATCGCCGGCGAGCGACTGGCCTGGCGTGCCTACCGTGAGCACGGCATCCCTTTGGTGGTGATTCGTCCCGCTTCCGTCTATGGGCCAGAAGACGTCCATTACGTGGGCGAGATCCTGGCTCTGCTCAAAAGCGGCACCATGATGCTAATTGACGAGGGCCGCCCGATCGCTGGCCTCACTTACGTAGATAACCTAGTGGACCTGCTCCTGCTGGCCGGCGAGCGACCAGCAGCAGTGGGGCAAGCCTTCAACGCCAGCGATGGCTCTGCCATCACCTGGCGGGATTTCACCGACCGGCTAGCGGCCATCGCGGGCACACCCTCAGCTCGGTTCTCACTGCCTCACGACCTGGCCTATGCGTTAGGCTGGATCATGGAACAGCTCTGGCGTATCTTACGCCGGCGCACTCGCCCCCTGCTCACACGCCAGGCCGTCGAGAACATCGGCACCCATCAGGACTTCTCTATCGCCCGCGCGCAACGGATGCTGGGATACCATCCTCGCGTCGATTTCGACGAGGGCATGGAACACGTCGCCCGCTGGCTACACGACACGCATCGGCCCCTTACCACCTCGAGATAA
- a CDS encoding aminotransferase class I/II-fold pyridoxal phosphate-dependent enzyme, which produces MANLFQKCYEFTEAKKAIAEGYYPYFIPLDETEGTVAEYKGRKLIMCGSNNYLGLTTHPKVREAAIEAIRRYGTSCTGSRFLNGTLALHERLEAELAEFVGKEAALVFSTGYQTNLGTISSLIGRGDVVILDRDDHASIVDGCRLSFGEMKRFRHNDMADLERVLQLVPEDAGKMVIVDGVFSMGGDIAPLPDIIALCRKYDARLMVDDAHSIGVLGGGRGTSAHFNVTDQVDLIMCTFSKSFASLGGFIAGDEPVIHYIKHHARSLIFSASMPPANIAACLAALEVMRTEPERIERLHRNACKMKQGLTSLGYNTGNSQTPIIPVIIGDDMLTFTMWRALFDAGVFVNPVISPAVPPKQQLLRTSYMATHTDEQLDQVLDIFEKVGKALGVI; this is translated from the coding sequence GTGGCGAACCTGTTTCAAAAATGCTATGAGTTCACCGAGGCCAAGAAAGCGATCGCGGAGGGGTATTACCCGTATTTCATCCCACTCGATGAGACCGAGGGGACGGTGGCCGAGTATAAAGGCCGCAAGCTGATCATGTGTGGCTCGAACAACTATCTGGGTTTGACCACGCACCCCAAGGTCCGGGAGGCGGCCATCGAAGCGATACGTCGCTATGGCACCAGTTGTACCGGCTCGCGCTTCTTGAACGGGACGCTGGCCCTGCATGAGCGTTTAGAGGCGGAGCTGGCGGAGTTCGTCGGCAAGGAGGCGGCGCTGGTGTTCAGCACCGGGTACCAGACCAACCTGGGCACGATCTCCAGCCTGATCGGCCGCGGCGATGTGGTGATCTTAGACCGGGATGATCACGCCAGCATCGTGGATGGCTGCCGCCTCTCCTTTGGTGAGATGAAGCGGTTTCGCCACAATGACATGGCCGATCTGGAGCGCGTCTTGCAGCTGGTGCCAGAGGACGCTGGCAAAATGGTGATCGTGGACGGCGTCTTCAGTATGGGGGGGGACATCGCGCCGCTGCCGGATATCATCGCGCTATGCCGGAAATACGATGCCCGCTTGATGGTGGACGACGCGCACTCCATCGGAGTGTTGGGCGGTGGGCGCGGCACCTCTGCCCATTTCAACGTCACTGATCAGGTGGACCTGATCATGTGTACGTTCTCCAAGTCGTTTGCCTCGTTAGGGGGATTTATCGCCGGCGACGAGCCGGTCATTCACTACATCAAGCATCACGCCCGTTCCCTGATCTTCAGCGCGAGCATGCCACCTGCCAACATCGCTGCATGCTTGGCCGCCCTGGAGGTCATGCGCACCGAGCCTGAGCGCATCGAACGGCTACACCGGAACGCATGTAAGATGAAGCAAGGGCTTACCAGCCTGGGGTACAACACAGGCAACAGCCAGACGCCTATCATCCCGGTCATCATCGGCGACGACATGCTCACGTTCACCATGTGGCGTGCCCTCTTTGACGCCGGGGTGTTCGTCAACCCGGTCATCTCGCCGGCGGTGCCGCCTAAACAACAACTGCTACGCACTAGCTATATGGCCACCCATACCGATGAGCAGCTCGATCAGGTGCTGGACATCTTTGAGAAAGTGGGCAAGGCGCTGGGGGTCATTTAA
- a CDS encoding DEAD/DEAH box helicase: MSIFEAIQALRSDPSFMRYVVAWRRLPARAGEYAPLPSQMDARLRHVLERQGIRQLYVHQAIALSAVARGRHVVVVTPAASGKTLCYHLPILDRLLQDPDTCALYLFPTKALANDQLAALLRLWEELALPLDWLAAYDGDTPRERRSAIRQTARLVLSNPDMLHTGILPYHTRWIRFFEHLRYVVLDELHIYRGVFGSHMANVLRRLRRICRFYGSDPQFICASATIANPAELASRLIEAPVTLVDQDGSPSGEKHFILYNPPLINAELGLRRSPLLEVQRIGGYLLQHGVQTIVFTRARLTTEVLLTYLRDVAGRQGLPPEAVRGYRGGYLPTQRRAIERGLREGTVRAVVATNALELGVDIGQLDAAVLTGYPGTIASTWQQAGRAGRRNALSLAVLVAGNDVLDQYLAAHPEYLFERAPEQALIHPDNLIILTNHIRCAAFELPFRRGESFGDVEDVTPILEYLAEEGVLYPGPEVWHWIGQTYPAKQVSLRAASPDRFVILVSDEGNPVQTIGEMDRFSVPLLLYEGAVYLHEGQSYLVERLDWEKGQAWVRPADVDYYTEASVAQSVRVQQVYAESRLGGVRRAHGEVLITAQATGYCKVKRYTHENLGWGEIHLPEQKMLTTAFWLAFPEETLEKLRASKQWMGDLLDYGPEWESLRRRVRERDGFRCVRCGAPERKGRQHDVHHIRPLRAFLLEAGRKGQDPAWARREANRLDNLVTLCPSCHRLAESAVRTHTGLGGLAYILSRVAALYLMCDARDLGVVTELRSPHTGQPTVTLYDQVPAGVGFAQHLFELAPELLVASREVIERCGCAAGCPACIGPVLDEEPLANPKGLTLALIEAALGSPASPLELP; this comes from the coding sequence ATGTCCATATTTGAGGCTATCCAGGCTCTTCGATCGGATCCCTCGTTCATGCGCTACGTGGTCGCCTGGCGCCGGCTGCCGGCGCGGGCAGGCGAATATGCGCCGCTGCCATCCCAAATGGACGCGCGGCTGCGACATGTGTTGGAAAGGCAGGGCATTCGCCAGCTTTATGTGCATCAGGCCATCGCCCTGTCCGCCGTCGCTCGGGGGCGGCATGTGGTGGTCGTCACCCCGGCCGCCTCGGGCAAGACGTTGTGCTATCATCTGCCGATCCTGGATCGCTTGTTGCAAGATCCTGACACCTGCGCGCTCTATCTATTCCCTACCAAGGCCCTAGCAAACGATCAGTTGGCTGCCCTGCTCAGGCTGTGGGAGGAGCTGGCGCTCCCATTGGACTGGTTGGCTGCCTATGACGGGGACACGCCGCGCGAGCGGCGATCGGCTATCCGTCAGACAGCTCGGCTGGTCCTGAGCAACCCGGACATGTTGCATACGGGCATCCTGCCTTACCATACGCGCTGGATCCGCTTCTTTGAGCATCTGCGTTACGTGGTACTAGACGAGCTGCATATCTACCGCGGTGTGTTCGGCTCGCATATGGCGAACGTGTTGCGCCGTTTGCGCCGCATCTGCCGCTTCTATGGTAGCGATCCCCAGTTCATCTGCGCCTCGGCCACCATCGCTAACCCGGCCGAACTGGCCAGCCGTCTCATTGAGGCGCCCGTCACGCTGGTGGATCAGGATGGCTCTCCGAGCGGCGAAAAGCATTTCATCCTTTACAACCCACCACTGATCAACGCTGAGCTGGGGCTTCGCCGCAGCCCGTTGCTGGAGGTGCAGCGCATCGGCGGCTATCTGCTTCAACACGGCGTCCAGACCATCGTCTTCACGCGCGCCCGGTTAACCACCGAGGTGCTGCTCACCTATCTGCGGGATGTGGCCGGTCGCCAGGGACTGCCACCGGAGGCCGTCCGCGGCTATCGAGGCGGGTACCTGCCCACCCAGCGCCGCGCCATCGAGCGTGGGCTGCGCGAGGGGACAGTGCGCGCCGTGGTTGCCACCAACGCGCTAGAGTTGGGCGTAGACATCGGTCAGCTCGATGCAGCGGTGTTGACTGGCTATCCGGGGACTATCGCCTCGACATGGCAGCAAGCAGGCCGCGCCGGCCGTCGCAATGCGCTCTCCCTGGCCGTGTTGGTCGCCGGCAACGACGTGCTCGACCAGTATCTCGCTGCGCATCCGGAGTATCTGTTCGAGCGCGCGCCCGAGCAGGCCTTGATCCATCCGGATAACCTGATCATCCTCACCAACCACATCCGCTGTGCTGCTTTTGAGCTGCCCTTTCGCCGCGGCGAATCCTTTGGCGATGTCGAGGATGTGACGCCGATCCTGGAATATCTGGCCGAGGAGGGGGTACTTTATCCCGGCCCCGAAGTCTGGCATTGGATTGGCCAGACGTATCCGGCGAAGCAGGTCTCGCTGCGCGCGGCCTCGCCCGATCGCTTTGTGATCCTAGTGTCGGATGAGGGCAATCCAGTGCAGACCATCGGCGAGATGGACCGCTTCAGTGTCCCGTTGCTGCTGTACGAGGGCGCAGTGTACCTACACGAGGGTCAGAGCTATCTCGTCGAGCGGCTGGACTGGGAGAAGGGCCAGGCGTGGGTACGGCCGGCCGACGTGGACTACTACACCGAGGCCAGCGTTGCCCAGTCGGTCCGGGTACAACAGGTGTACGCTGAAAGTCGGCTGGGCGGCGTGCGGCGCGCCCATGGCGAGGTCTTGATCACGGCCCAGGCTACAGGCTACTGTAAGGTGAAGCGGTACACACACGAAAACCTGGGCTGGGGCGAGATCCACCTGCCCGAGCAAAAGATGCTCACCACTGCCTTCTGGCTGGCCTTTCCAGAGGAGACACTGGAGAAGCTGCGGGCAAGCAAGCAATGGATGGGCGACCTGCTCGATTACGGCCCGGAATGGGAGTCGCTGCGTCGGCGTGTTCGTGAACGGGACGGGTTCCGCTGTGTGCGGTGCGGCGCGCCAGAGCGCAAAGGGCGCCAGCACGATGTGCATCACATTCGGCCTTTACGGGCGTTTCTGCTGGAGGCTGGCCGAAAGGGCCAGGACCCGGCCTGGGCACGGCGAGAGGCCAATCGCCTGGACAACTTGGTTACCCTTTGTCCTTCTTGCCATCGGCTAGCGGAAAGCGCCGTGAGGACGCATACGGGGCTGGGCGGCCTGGCATACATCCTGTCCCGTGTAGCCGCTTTATACCTCATGTGCGACGCGCGCGATCTGGGAGTGGTGACGGAGTTGCGCTCGCCTCATACCGGGCAGCCCACAGTCACGCTGTACGACCAGGTGCCGGCGGGCGTCGGCTTCGCTCAGCACCTGTTCGAGCTCGCGCCAGAGTTGTTGGTTGCCAGCCGCGAGGTGATCGAGCGATGCGGCTGCGCGGCGGGCTGTCCAGCGTGCATCGGCCCGGTATTGGATGAGGAGCCGTTAGCCAACCCGAAGGGGCTGACGTTGGCTCTGATCGAGGCCGCGTTGGGTTCTCCTGCTTCGCCCCTTGAATTGCCTTGA
- the secG gene encoding preprotein translocase subunit SecG codes for MVTYLYIVQIILAIAVIIAAILNSRGSDLGSVFGGGGGVYKTRRGVEKTLFNAMIVLSVLFFAVSLATVIVQG; via the coding sequence GTGGTCACGTATCTGTACATTGTGCAAATCATCCTGGCAATCGCCGTCATCATTGCGGCCATCCTTAACTCGCGCGGGAGCGACCTGGGTAGCGTGTTCGGCGGCGGCGGCGGTGTTTATAAGACCCGTCGTGGAGTGGAGAAGACGCTCTTTAACGCCATGATCGTGCTCAGCGTCCTCTTCTTCGCCGTCTCTCTGGCGACGGTCATCGTTCAGGGTTGA
- a CDS encoding ABC transporter substrate-binding protein has translation MGRYVRWQVAIALLGIALLSTLLAYSAYSFTTVIVPDRGGTFREGVVGSAQYINPLLCHYNDVDQDLCALVFRGLTRLNEQGLVVPDLAETPPQITPDSLVYTFRLRPDLTWQDGAPLTADDVIFTVRLMQDPGFPGVPFLSELWRTVQVEKLNELAIRFTLTQPFAPFLDYTTIGLLPRHLWGNIPAEQMMHSQLNASPVGNGPFQVVEVSADHVRLEPNPRHPGATPYITALEFRFYPDYPSLYNAFKRGEIEGISRILPQDLGWAETRTDLELFSAPLSGYVIVLFNLKNPNLPFLQDKAVRQALLYALDRQQLVDEELAGQGLVAHSPFMPYSWAYNPNVKHYSRDLEQARRLLEEAGYVDADGDGVCEKDGIPLRLILLSDDEPVRQRLAEAISRAWQEIGVDAQPQAVSFTGLISDFIYPRQFDAAILSWELPGDPDPYPLWHSTQATNEGQNYSGWANQEADQLIEQARAIADPEARRALYYRFQEIFAEEVPGLLLYHPVYTYGVSTRVYNVEIGPLSRPSDRFRTFAQWYMTTRRVTLPEAQAGSATTATPVP, from the coding sequence GTGGGACGCTACGTCCGTTGGCAGGTGGCGATTGCCCTGCTGGGCATCGCCCTGCTTTCTACGTTGCTGGCCTACTCCGCGTATAGTTTTACCACCGTCATCGTGCCTGACCGCGGTGGGACCTTCCGCGAGGGCGTAGTGGGCAGCGCGCAGTACATCAACCCCCTACTTTGCCATTACAACGATGTGGATCAGGATCTCTGCGCGCTGGTGTTTCGCGGGCTGACCCGCCTCAACGAACAGGGCCTTGTGGTTCCCGACCTTGCTGAAACTCCCCCGCAGATCACCCCTGATAGCCTAGTTTACACGTTTCGTCTGCGTCCTGACTTAACGTGGCAAGACGGGGCGCCGCTCACGGCTGACGACGTGATCTTCACCGTACGCCTAATGCAGGATCCAGGGTTTCCGGGCGTCCCCTTCTTAAGCGAACTGTGGCGCACGGTGCAAGTGGAGAAGTTGAACGAGCTCGCCATCCGCTTCACCCTGACGCAACCGTTTGCGCCGTTCCTCGACTATACCACCATCGGCCTGCTGCCCCGTCATCTATGGGGCAATATCCCGGCCGAACAGATGATGCACTCGCAGCTCAACGCCAGCCCGGTCGGTAACGGCCCCTTTCAGGTGGTTGAAGTCAGCGCTGATCATGTGCGGCTAGAGCCTAACCCGCGCCACCCGGGGGCAACGCCGTATATCACTGCCCTCGAGTTTCGCTTTTATCCCGATTATCCAAGCCTATACAATGCGTTCAAACGCGGCGAGATCGAAGGAATCAGCCGCATCTTGCCGCAAGACCTAGGATGGGCCGAGACGCGCACAGACCTAGAACTTTTCTCTGCTCCTCTATCGGGCTATGTGATCGTGCTGTTCAATCTGAAGAACCCCAATCTTCCTTTTCTGCAGGACAAGGCAGTGCGCCAGGCGCTCTTGTACGCGCTTGACCGGCAGCAATTGGTGGATGAAGAGCTGGCCGGCCAGGGGCTAGTCGCGCACAGCCCGTTTATGCCGTACAGCTGGGCATACAACCCGAACGTCAAACACTATAGCCGGGACTTGGAGCAGGCTCGGCGGCTGTTGGAAGAGGCTGGATACGTGGATGCGGATGGCGATGGCGTTTGTGAGAAGGATGGCATCCCCTTGCGCCTGATCTTGCTTAGCGACGATGAGCCTGTCCGTCAACGCCTGGCCGAGGCCATCAGCCGGGCCTGGCAAGAGATCGGCGTCGATGCCCAACCCCAGGCAGTAAGTTTCACAGGCCTGATCAGCGACTTCATCTACCCTCGGCAGTTCGATGCGGCTATCCTAAGTTGGGAGCTTCCAGGGGATCCAGATCCATATCCCCTCTGGCATTCCACTCAAGCTACCAATGAGGGGCAAAACTACAGTGGGTGGGCAAATCAAGAGGCCGATCAGCTGATCGAACAGGCCCGTGCGATCGCTGATCCAGAGGCGCGTCGGGCTCTATACTACCGATTCCAGGAGATCTTCGCCGAGGAAGTGCCTGGGCTTCTATTGTACCATCCGGTCTATACCTATGGCGTCAGCACCAGAGTTTATAACGTCGAGATCGGTCCGCTCAGCAGGCCTAGCGATCGCTTTCGCACCTTTGCGCAATGGTACATGACCACTCGGCGCGTCAC